Proteins encoded together in one bacterium window:
- a CDS encoding DUF2945 domain-containing protein, with protein sequence MEWNSEAGRVRGRIIKRVTANTMFKGYVHHASPAERQYLIQSDKTAHVAIHKGTALRIVKGRVAARTRSAQ encoded by the coding sequence GTGGAGTGGAACTCCGAGGCTGGCCGGGTGCGCGGTAGGATCATCAAGCGCGTCACGGCCAACACTATGTTCAAGGGCTACGTGCATCACGCCTCGCCGGCCGAGCGGCAGTATCTCATCCAGAGCGACAAGACCGCACACGTCGCGATTCACAAGGGAACGGCGCTGCGGATCGTGAAGGGGCGGGTGGCGGCAAGGACGCGGAGCGCGCAATGA
- a CDS encoding MmgE/PrpD family protein, which translates to MTIAETLAGFVVRAAYDDLSEAARAQLKLRVLDALGCAIGALRAEPVGVIRAQIQDFGGTEHCTLIGGGRTAPDRAALYNSALVRYLDFNDSYLAPGETCHPSDNLGAVLAAAEYACRSGRDFLTALGVAYQVQCRLSETAPVRAKGFDHTTQGAYAVAAGASKALGLDRDRTANALAICGTAFNALRVTRTGALSHWKGLAYPNTAFGCTHATFLAMRGITGPCEVFEGNKGFMDAIAGYFTIDWVHEDLNLVTKTILKQYNAEIHAQSALEGVLDLQRTHGVRADEVEHIDLETFDVAYHIIGGGEEGEKTTVRTKEEADHSLPYMIAVALLDGEVLPAQYRPERIQAPDVQSLLRRVHIRLSPAFSRAFPGKMACAIHIFLRNGHMVEAVKSDYEGFHTRPMSWATAANKFERLCAPLIDAPLRTALMDAVAHLEDLPITALTTLLGRIAIAPGGT; encoded by the coding sequence ATGACGATCGCGGAGACGCTGGCCGGATTCGTCGTGCGCGCTGCGTATGACGATCTGTCGGAGGCGGCGCGGGCGCAGCTGAAACTCCGTGTCCTGGATGCCCTCGGCTGCGCGATCGGGGCGCTACGGGCCGAACCCGTCGGCGTCATTCGGGCGCAGATCCAGGACTTCGGTGGCACGGAGCACTGTACCCTGATCGGTGGCGGGCGCACCGCGCCGGACCGTGCCGCACTGTACAACAGCGCGCTGGTCCGCTACCTCGATTTCAACGATAGTTACCTGGCACCGGGCGAAACGTGCCATCCGAGCGACAATCTTGGTGCGGTGCTGGCCGCCGCGGAGTACGCGTGCCGAAGCGGCCGCGACTTCCTGACCGCCCTCGGGGTCGCCTACCAGGTGCAGTGCCGTCTCAGCGAAACGGCTCCCGTGCGGGCGAAGGGCTTCGACCACACGACCCAAGGCGCCTACGCGGTCGCCGCGGGTGCGTCCAAAGCGTTGGGGCTGGATCGCGACCGAACCGCCAATGCGCTCGCGATCTGCGGGACGGCGTTTAACGCGCTGCGTGTCACTCGGACCGGGGCGCTCTCGCACTGGAAGGGGCTGGCGTACCCAAATACCGCATTTGGGTGCACCCACGCCACCTTCCTGGCCATGCGTGGGATCACTGGCCCTTGCGAGGTATTCGAGGGCAACAAGGGGTTCATGGATGCCATCGCCGGTTACTTCACCATCGACTGGGTGCACGAGGATCTCAACCTAGTCACCAAGACAATTCTGAAGCAGTACAATGCCGAAATCCACGCGCAGTCCGCCCTGGAAGGCGTGCTGGACCTGCAGCGGACCCACGGCGTTCGCGCGGACGAGGTCGAGCACATCGACCTCGAGACGTTTGACGTCGCGTACCATATCATCGGGGGCGGAGAAGAAGGCGAGAAGACGACGGTACGCACCAAGGAGGAAGCCGATCATAGCCTGCCCTACATGATCGCGGTGGCGTTGCTAGACGGTGAGGTCCTGCCCGCCCAGTACCGACCTGAGCGCATTCAGGCGCCGGACGTGCAATCGCTGCTTCGGCGGGTCCACATTCGTCTATCGCCCGCATTCAGCCGCGCCTTCCCAGGCAAGATGGCATGCGCGATCCACATTTTCCTCCGCAACGGTCACATGGTCGAAGCGGTAAAGAGCGATTATGAGGGTTTCCACACGCGTCCGATGAGTTGGGCGACGGCCGCCAATAAGTTTGAACGCCTTTGTGCGCCTCTGATCGACGCACCGCTCCGAACCGCGCTCATGGACGCCGTCGCGCATCTGGAGGATCTTCCCATTACGGCCCTCACCACCCTGCTTGGCCGGATCGCGATCGCTCCCGGAGGCACATAG
- a CDS encoding OsmC family peroxiredoxin produces the protein MPAIRRADATWEGDLISGSGRVTAGSSRVFSDLPVSWAVRTESPEGRTSPEELTAAAHAGCFAMALAFGLANAKTPPKRLEVSAAVTLDHVDGGWKVVSSALTIRGVVPGLDAEGFRRAAEAAKDGCPISQAIKGNVQLSVQATLQH, from the coding sequence ATGCCAGCGATTCGACGCGCCGATGCGACGTGGGAAGGGGATCTCATCTCGGGATCCGGCAGGGTGACGGCCGGGTCGAGCCGGGTCTTTTCAGACTTGCCGGTGAGCTGGGCGGTCCGCACCGAATCGCCCGAAGGGCGGACGAGCCCGGAAGAGCTCACCGCCGCCGCGCACGCGGGCTGCTTCGCCATGGCCCTGGCGTTTGGCCTGGCGAACGCAAAGACCCCGCCGAAGCGGCTGGAGGTCAGTGCGGCCGTGACGTTGGATCACGTCGATGGAGGCTGGAAGGTCGTCTCCAGTGCCCTGACGATCCGCGGCGTGGTCCCCGGCCTCGACGCCGAGGGGTTCCGCCGGGCAGCGGAGGCCGCAAAGGACGGCTGTCCCATCTCGCAGGCCATCAAGGGAAATGTCCAACTGAGTGTTCAAGCGACGCTACAGCATTAG
- a CDS encoding alpha-hydroxy acid oxidase — MQSRYPIATCAPVCLASTFVFPCCSLPSATVALCIPGEVVAARAAGAAGTVYILSTISGHRLEDVKAASSGPVWYQLYLTGGREAAEAAIERARVAGFSALVVTIDVPVAGMRERDVRNGTKELLSDNLVAKLPFLPQVLARPAWLTRFLVDGGVPEPPNIVILGAGPMPVIDVGAALAQTMVTWEDLRWIRGLWPGPIVIKGVLTGDDARRAIDEGAVAVVVSNHGGRQLDCVPASLHALPEVATAVSGRAEVLMDGGIRRGGDIIKAICLGARAVLVGRAYAYGLATAGEAGVARALEILRTDLERTLKLLGCTSVPALDRSYVDAQTN, encoded by the coding sequence ATGCAGTCGCGGTACCCGATTGCGACTTGCGCGCCCGTGTGCTTAGCTTCGACCTTTGTTTTCCCGTGCTGCTCGCTCCCGTCGGCTACAGTCGCCTTATGCATCCCGGGCGAAGTGGTTGCCGCTCGGGCAGCCGGGGCGGCAGGTACAGTGTATATTCTCTCCACGATTTCTGGACACCGGCTGGAGGACGTCAAGGCGGCGTCCTCCGGGCCCGTGTGGTATCAGCTCTATTTGACGGGGGGTCGTGAAGCCGCTGAGGCTGCGATCGAACGAGCTCGGGTCGCGGGGTTCTCAGCCTTGGTCGTCACCATCGACGTTCCCGTGGCGGGAATGCGCGAGCGGGACGTCCGCAACGGTACGAAGGAGCTGCTGAGTGATAATTTGGTGGCCAAGCTCCCGTTTCTGCCGCAGGTGCTCGCGCGTCCGGCATGGCTCACTCGCTTCCTGGTCGACGGCGGCGTTCCTGAGCCGCCTAACATTGTGATCCTGGGCGCAGGGCCGATGCCGGTCATCGATGTCGGTGCCGCTCTCGCGCAGACTATGGTCACTTGGGAAGACCTTCGATGGATCCGCGGACTTTGGCCCGGCCCGATTGTCATCAAAGGGGTCCTTACAGGTGACGACGCCCGCCGAGCCATCGATGAAGGAGCTGTGGCCGTGGTTGTATCGAATCACGGCGGCCGCCAGCTCGACTGCGTACCTGCCTCTTTGCACGCGCTGCCGGAAGTGGCAACAGCCGTGAGCGGCCGAGCCGAGGTGCTAATGGACGGAGGCATCCGTCGCGGCGGCGACATCATCAAGGCAATCTGTCTGGGTGCCCGGGCCGTTCTGGTGGGGCGCGCCTACGCGTATGGCCTCGCCACCGCAGGCGAGGCCGGTGTCGCACGGGCACTTGAGATATTGCGGACCGACCTGGAGCGGACCCTCAAGCTTCTCGGGTGCACGTCCGTTCCCGCACTTGATCGTTCCTACGTGGATGCCCAGACAAACTGA
- the odhB gene encoding 2-oxoglutarate dehydrogenase complex dihydrolipoyllysine-residue succinyltransferase codes for MATNIVVPTVGESVLEARVLHWRKHEGESVGVGEVLVELETEKVNFEVAADVAGRLTHIAQPDGADVRPGDVLGVVDETAVVEPDAAAAAQGRWGEISTPGAAVPAPPPDVVAGIVDPEHVRHEDVGGPTAAPTPPDQSPTARPSAATPLARRLATEHGVDVSAVPGTGAGGRVTRHDVEGALHQPPPSAAPALAPARSEEHVRLSLRRLTIARRLVEALRNAAMLTTFNEVDLGAVADLRRRQNPLVQERYGFRLGIAAFFVRAAVAALREFPYLNAEMRGDEAVLKRYFDIGIAVAAKDGLVVPVLRDADRRTLVEIERGIRDFAQRAEQGTLSLEDLRGGTFTITNGGVFGSLLSTPILNPPQVGILGLHRIADRPVARGGQVVIRPMMYVALTYDHRIVDGREAVQFLGRVKALIEDPESLLLEG; via the coding sequence GTGGCCACCAACATCGTCGTGCCGACCGTCGGCGAGTCCGTTCTCGAGGCCCGCGTGCTCCACTGGCGGAAGCATGAGGGAGAGTCCGTGGGCGTTGGCGAGGTACTGGTCGAGCTCGAGACCGAGAAAGTGAACTTCGAAGTGGCTGCGGATGTGGCGGGCCGGCTCACGCACATCGCGCAGCCGGACGGCGCAGACGTGCGACCGGGGGACGTGCTCGGCGTTGTGGATGAGACCGCGGTCGTGGAACCTGACGCCGCGGCCGCCGCCCAGGGCCGTTGGGGTGAGATCTCAACCCCCGGCGCGGCGGTGCCTGCACCGCCGCCCGATGTTGTGGCGGGTATAGTCGATCCCGAGCACGTGCGCCACGAGGACGTCGGAGGACCGACCGCAGCGCCGACCCCGCCCGATCAGTCGCCCACCGCTCGTCCATCCGCAGCGACGCCGCTGGCGAGACGGCTTGCGACCGAGCACGGGGTGGATGTCAGCGCGGTCCCCGGGACAGGCGCGGGCGGCCGGGTGACCCGCCACGACGTGGAGGGCGCGCTTCACCAGCCTCCGCCGTCCGCCGCACCGGCATTGGCGCCGGCCAGATCCGAAGAGCACGTTCGCCTGTCGCTCCGACGCCTGACGATCGCTCGCCGGCTGGTCGAGGCCCTGCGGAACGCGGCGATGCTGACGACCTTCAACGAGGTGGACCTGGGCGCGGTCGCCGATCTCCGCCGCCGCCAGAATCCGCTGGTGCAGGAACGGTACGGATTCCGGCTCGGGATCGCCGCGTTCTTTGTGCGCGCGGCGGTCGCGGCGTTGCGCGAGTTCCCATATCTGAACGCCGAGATGCGGGGTGATGAGGCCGTTCTCAAGCGCTACTTTGACATTGGGATCGCGGTCGCGGCGAAGGACGGGCTCGTCGTCCCCGTGCTGCGGGACGCCGACCGGCGAACGCTGGTCGAGATCGAACGGGGGATCCGCGATTTTGCGCAGCGCGCCGAGCAAGGGACGCTCTCGCTCGAGGATCTGCGCGGCGGAACGTTCACCATTACCAACGGCGGCGTGTTCGGCTCGCTCTTGAGCACACCGATTCTCAACCCGCCGCAGGTGGGGATCCTGGGCCTGCACCGGATCGCCGATCGGCCGGTCGCCCGCGGGGGACAGGTCGTCATCCGCCCGATGATGTATGTCGCCCTCACCTACGACCACCGGATCGTCGACGGGCGCGAAGCGGTGCAATTCCTGGGGCGCGTCAAGGCGCTGATCGAGGATCCCGAGTCCCTCTTGCTCGAAGGCTGA
- a CDS encoding 2-oxoglutarate dehydrogenase E1 component: MAAADEFAVLNLGYIAELYARYRDDPRSVDPATRAQFERWQLGGDGGAVVLDRALEHAPRAAAEWDGRAIAGAVRLAHAIRARGYLEARTNPLAREAPTDAYLDAAAYAVAEDVLRALPAGIVGGLAARDAATAWDAVERLREVYASTVGYEIEHMAPREERTWLRDAIESGRFRVPTDADTGAALLTRLTQVEAFEQFLHRTFPGKTRFSIEGADMLVPMLDELIRLAASDDIRTIQLGMAHRGRLNVMAHIVGKPYAAILAEFKEPLDARPARDDVGWTGDVTYHKGARTDPGMSGPDRVTVTLAPNPSHLEAVDPVVLGMTRAAAARTDQQGAPRWEFGTVLAVLIHGDASFHGQGVVAESLNLSRLRGYEVGGTLHIIVNYQLGYTALPEETHGAPHASDLAKGFGIPVVHVNADDPEECVAAIRLAAAYRQRFHKDALIDLVGYRRYGHNEGDEPTFTQPQMYEAIRRHPTVRALWATTLVARGLIEPAKADAILREHTAALQVVLAGLDPAAFRDAPPPPAPAGAARRVQTAVPEPDLRALYRALAEIPPGFHVHPKLTQAIARRRMAVEGTAPISVDWATAEQLAFATILADGVSLRLTGQDVARGTFSQRHAVLHDVETGSTYVPLQALPQARAAFEVCNTPVTENAALGFEYGYSVAAPGRLVIWEAQYGDFINGAQVVVDEFIASARSKWGQTPSLVLLLPHGAEGQGPDHTSGRLERFLELAAEINLRIANCTTAAQYFHLLRRQAALLRTDPLPLVVMTPKRLLRHSLVSSLLQDLAEGGWQPVLDDAAVRDRPDAVERLVVCSGKIAVDLAESAGRKDHPELAIVRLEQVYPFPEDAVRAVLTRYARVRDMCWVQEEPENMGAWTFVQPLLAAVLGGGRVECLSRAPNASPAEGSHARYAAAQAQLIQQALESRVAGGARPGER; the protein is encoded by the coding sequence ATGGCGGCGGCCGACGAGTTTGCGGTGCTGAACCTCGGGTACATCGCGGAGCTCTACGCGCGGTACCGGGACGATCCGCGCTCGGTGGATCCTGCGACGCGGGCGCAGTTCGAACGATGGCAGCTTGGCGGGGACGGCGGCGCCGTCGTGCTCGACCGCGCGCTCGAGCACGCGCCACGCGCAGCCGCCGAGTGGGACGGACGCGCGATCGCGGGGGCGGTTCGGCTCGCCCATGCGATCCGCGCGCGGGGCTACCTTGAGGCGCGTACCAACCCGCTCGCGCGCGAGGCGCCGACCGATGCGTATCTCGACGCTGCGGCCTACGCTGTCGCGGAAGACGTGCTCCGCGCGCTGCCGGCGGGTATCGTCGGAGGCCTCGCCGCCAGGGACGCCGCGACGGCCTGGGATGCGGTCGAGCGGTTGCGCGAGGTGTACGCGTCCACGGTCGGCTACGAGATCGAACACATGGCCCCCCGCGAGGAGCGGACGTGGCTCCGGGACGCGATCGAGAGCGGCCGGTTTCGCGTGCCGACGGACGCGGACACCGGCGCCGCCCTGTTGACGCGCCTGACCCAGGTGGAGGCGTTCGAACAGTTCCTGCACCGTACGTTCCCCGGGAAGACGCGCTTCTCGATCGAGGGGGCGGACATGCTGGTCCCCATGCTCGACGAGCTCATCCGGCTCGCGGCGTCGGACGACATCCGCACGATCCAGCTCGGCATGGCGCACCGCGGGCGCCTCAACGTCATGGCGCACATCGTGGGGAAGCCGTATGCGGCGATCCTGGCGGAGTTCAAGGAGCCGTTGGACGCGCGGCCAGCGCGTGACGACGTTGGGTGGACGGGCGACGTCACGTATCACAAGGGTGCCCGGACCGATCCGGGGATGTCCGGGCCCGACCGCGTGACGGTCACGCTCGCGCCGAACCCGAGCCACCTTGAGGCGGTGGACCCGGTCGTGCTGGGGATGACGCGCGCGGCCGCAGCGCGCACCGACCAGCAGGGGGCTCCGCGGTGGGAATTCGGCACCGTGCTGGCCGTACTGATCCACGGCGACGCGTCGTTCCACGGCCAGGGGGTCGTCGCGGAGAGCCTGAACCTGTCTCGGCTCCGCGGCTACGAGGTGGGCGGGACGCTCCACATCATCGTTAACTACCAACTGGGCTACACCGCGCTTCCTGAGGAGACCCACGGCGCTCCGCACGCGAGCGACCTGGCCAAAGGATTCGGGATCCCCGTCGTCCACGTGAACGCCGACGACCCGGAGGAATGCGTGGCGGCGATCCGGCTGGCGGCCGCCTACCGGCAGCGGTTTCACAAGGACGCCCTGATCGACCTCGTAGGGTATCGCCGCTACGGTCACAACGAGGGCGACGAACCGACGTTCACGCAGCCGCAGATGTACGAGGCGATCCGCCGTCACCCCACCGTGCGGGCATTGTGGGCCACGACGCTGGTCGCGCGGGGCCTGATCGAGCCGGCGAAGGCGGACGCTATACTCCGCGAGCATACTGCGGCCCTCCAGGTAGTGCTCGCGGGGTTGGATCCTGCGGCCTTTCGAGATGCTCCCCCTCCGCCCGCCCCGGCGGGCGCCGCGCGGCGGGTGCAGACGGCCGTGCCGGAGCCCGATCTGCGCGCGTTGTACCGAGCGCTCGCGGAGATTCCTCCGGGCTTTCACGTCCACCCCAAGCTCACCCAGGCGATCGCTCGCCGGCGCATGGCGGTCGAGGGGACCGCACCGATCTCGGTGGACTGGGCGACCGCCGAGCAGCTCGCCTTCGCGACGATCCTGGCCGACGGCGTGAGCCTTCGCCTGACCGGGCAGGACGTCGCGCGGGGCACCTTCAGCCAGCGCCACGCGGTGCTGCACGACGTTGAAACTGGCAGCACGTACGTGCCGCTGCAAGCACTGCCGCAGGCCCGCGCGGCGTTCGAGGTGTGCAACACCCCCGTCACGGAGAACGCGGCGCTGGGGTTCGAATACGGGTACAGTGTCGCGGCGCCGGGGCGGCTCGTGATCTGGGAGGCCCAGTACGGCGACTTCATCAATGGGGCGCAGGTCGTGGTCGACGAGTTCATCGCGTCGGCGAGATCGAAGTGGGGTCAGACGCCATCGCTCGTGCTGCTGCTGCCGCACGGCGCCGAGGGGCAGGGTCCGGATCACACCAGCGGGCGGTTGGAACGGTTCCTCGAACTGGCCGCGGAGATCAATCTTCGGATCGCGAACTGTACGACCGCGGCGCAGTACTTCCACCTGCTCCGCCGGCAGGCGGCGCTCCTCCGGACCGACCCGCTGCCGCTGGTGGTCATGACCCCGAAACGCCTCCTTCGACACTCGCTGGTGAGCTCGCTCCTCCAGGATCTCGCGGAGGGCGGATGGCAGCCGGTGCTCGACGATGCCGCAGTCCGGGACCGCCCCGATGCGGTGGAACGTCTGGTGGTGTGCAGCGGCAAGATCGCCGTCGACCTCGCCGAGAGCGCCGGACGGAAGGATCATCCGGAGCTTGCGATCGTGCGCTTGGAACAAGTGTATCCGTTCCCCGAGGATGCGGTGCGGGCGGTCCTGACACGGTACGCGCGGGTACGGGATATGTGTTGGGTGCAGGAGGAGCCGGAGAACATGGGCGCGTGGACGTTCGTGCAACCGCTCTTGGCGGCGGTGCTGGGAGGCGGGCGGGTGGAGTGCCTGAGCCGCGCCCCGAATGCGAGCCCCGCGGAAGGGTCGCACGCGCGCTACGCGGCGGCCCAGGCGCAATTGATCCAGCAGGCGCTCGAGTCGCGGGTGGCGGGCGGCGCCCGCCCCGGGGAGAGGTAG